A single region of the Bacteroidales bacterium genome encodes:
- a CDS encoding adenylate/guanylate cyclase domain-containing protein, protein PKYISFRIFISSALLYFFLVIPFAGFMWVQKIPDLLKMEIGVDISQVDSLLKSRVKQQEQVIQKSTQEYDTQDILITNIFERATSKEKPDLEIKSTSHIGKSFDYLLNAFLVSLIILGLFSVPFKRFFRRKKKQVFITQKLENHCRKWLLKTPLIHTVLFAIPLLVSLTYTTWALYSNPLNNNVRFNLLQAYFYVSLLSSFLTILFVYYWSKHRVHLFYLETLFSDIELRKRIFKKNVGKIRDRLWISSGMTTLLPLSIVIFYIGLSVSSFKDLGITDITPEIRSILYGSYANLTEEISLGNIIYINSINTYMMIVGIGTSIFVSLVYIFAFVRWTTLDIVSPVKELLYNIHKTGEGEGDANFSIVRTNDEIGELSEGFNIMAQRIKDHIDDINALSFSYFRFVPKQFLEFLGKKKITDIKLGDQVQREMTVMFSDIRKFTEISENFTPKENFDFINHYLGYMEPVIMRNNGFIDKYIGDSIMALYSLSVNNAIDAAIEMRAKLEEFNDDLKMNGKPAIDSGIGIHTGDLMLGIVGGRSRIEGTVISDHVNLASRLEGLTKVYGAPIIISHDSLIKIENPKQYNFRFLDIVKVKGRKSSVNVFEILDGEKADQRKLKIETKDLFNNAIGLYRNKSFEKAATLFVSLQKINPNDKAIDLYLERCHKNLKYGIPKDWDGIEILQFK, encoded by the coding sequence CCTAAATACATAAGCTTTCGTATTTTTATTTCTTCAGCTTTACTGTACTTTTTTCTGGTTATTCCATTTGCCGGTTTTATGTGGGTACAAAAAATACCCGATTTATTAAAAATGGAAATAGGTGTAGATATTTCGCAAGTCGATAGCTTATTAAAAAGTAGAGTGAAGCAGCAAGAGCAAGTTATACAAAAGAGCACTCAAGAATACGATACTCAGGATATTTTAATTACAAATATTTTTGAAAGAGCAACTTCAAAAGAAAAGCCTGATTTAGAAATAAAGAGTACAAGTCATATCGGTAAAAGTTTCGACTACCTTCTAAATGCATTTTTGGTAAGTTTAATAATCTTGGGGCTTTTTAGCGTACCGTTCAAACGCTTTTTCCGCAGGAAAAAAAAGCAAGTCTTTATCACACAAAAACTCGAAAATCATTGTCGTAAATGGCTATTAAAAACGCCTTTAATTCATACTGTTTTATTTGCAATTCCACTTTTAGTCAGCCTTACCTATACCACTTGGGCTCTTTATTCGAATCCATTGAATAATAATGTTAGATTCAATTTATTGCAAGCATATTTTTATGTTAGTTTGCTGTCGTCGTTTCTTACAATACTTTTTGTTTATTATTGGTCTAAGCACAGAGTTCACCTGTTTTATTTAGAAACGCTTTTTAGCGATATAGAATTACGAAAACGGATATTTAAAAAAAATGTTGGGAAAATAAGAGACCGCCTATGGATTTCGAGCGGAATGACTACTCTTCTCCCCCTTAGTATTGTGATTTTTTATATTGGGCTGAGTGTAAGTAGTTTTAAAGACTTGGGCATTACCGATATCACTCCGGAAATTCGCAGTATTCTTTACGGTTCTTATGCCAATCTAACCGAGGAAATTTCTCTTGGAAATATTATTTATATCAACTCCATAAATACCTATATGATGATAGTAGGTATTGGGACAAGTATTTTTGTTTCTCTCGTTTATATTTTTGCTTTTGTAAGATGGACAACCTTAGATATAGTATCTCCGGTTAAAGAATTACTCTATAATATTCATAAAACGGGGGAGGGCGAAGGTGATGCCAATTTTAGTATTGTTCGTACCAACGACGAAATTGGAGAATTAAGTGAGGGCTTTAATATTATGGCTCAGCGCATTAAAGACCATATAGATGATATTAATGCACTTAGCTTTTCCTATTTTAGATTTGTACCTAAGCAATTTTTAGAATTCTTAGGTAAAAAAAAGATTACCGATATTAAATTAGGCGATCAGGTACAGAGGGAGATGACGGTGATGTTTTCCGATATTCGTAAATTTACCGAAATTTCCGAAAACTTTACCCCCAAAGAAAATTTTGATTTTATAAATCACTATTTAGGGTATATGGAACCTGTTATAATGCGTAATAATGGCTTTATCGACAAATATATTGGTGATTCTATCATGGCTCTTTATAGTCTTTCTGTTAACAATGCTATTGATGCAGCCATTGAAATGAGAGCAAAATTAGAAGAGTTTAATGACGACCTTAAGATGAACGGAAAACCGGCAATTGACAGTGGGATAGGCATACATACGGGAGATCTTATGCTAGGTATTGTTGGTGGAAGAAGTAGAATTGAAGGTACTGTTATTTCGGATCACGTCAATCTGGCTTCTCGTCTCGAAGGATTGACTAAAGTTTATGGTGCACCAATAATTATTAGTCACGATAGCTTAATAAAAATTGAAAACCCCAAACAATATAACTTCCGTTTTTTAGATATTGTTAAGGTAAAAGGGAGAAAATCTTCTGTTAATGTTTTTGAAATTTTAGATGGAGAAAAGGCTGATCAGCGAAAGCTGAAGATAGAAACAAAAGACTTGTTTAATAACGCTATTGGGCTCTACCGCAATAAATCATTTGAAAAAGCCGCTACATTATTTGTAAGTTTACAAAAAATAAATCCAAACGATAAAGCAATTGATTTATATTTAGAAAGGTGTCATAAAAATTTAAAATACGGTATTCCTAAAGATTGGGATGGAATAGAGATTCTCCAGTTTAAATAA
- the udk gene encoding uridine kinase, translating into MLIIGIAGGSGSGKTTVVKKIIDLLPENSVTVISQDAYYKDNGHLSVEERAKINFDHPSSIEFELLNKHIDELKENKSIEMPIYSYLTCSRAKETSSVEAHEVVIIEGILILTNKKLRDKMDIKIFVDAEADDRLMRVIRRDMEERGRAYNKTLEHYSTWVKPMHQLFIEPTKRFADIIVPQGGANLVAIDLVASKIHQTMAEKSKK; encoded by the coding sequence ATGTTAATTATTGGTATTGCCGGAGGTTCAGGTTCGGGAAAAACAACGGTAGTAAAAAAAATTATTGATTTGTTACCGGAAAATTCTGTTACGGTTATTTCGCAAGATGCTTACTATAAGGATAATGGGCATTTAAGTGTCGAGGAACGTGCTAAAATAAATTTTGATCATCCTTCTTCTATAGAGTTTGAACTTTTAAATAAACATATTGACGAATTGAAAGAAAATAAGTCGATAGAAATGCCAATTTATTCTTATCTAACTTGTTCAAGAGCTAAAGAAACTTCAAGTGTTGAAGCTCACGAAGTTGTTATTATCGAAGGTATTTTGATTTTAACAAATAAGAAATTACGTGATAAGATGGATATTAAAATTTTTGTAGATGCCGAAGCTGACGACCGCTTAATGCGAGTAATCAGACGTGATATGGAAGAAAGAGGTAGGGCTTACAATAAAACCTTGGAACACTATAGTACTTGGGTAAAACCTATGCATCAACTTTTTATAGAGCCAACAAAGCGTTTTGCTGATATTATTGTTCCCCAAGGAGGAGCAAACCTTGTAGCTATTGATTTAGTAGCATCAAAAATTCATCAGACGATGGCCGAAAAAAGTAAAAAATAA
- a CDS encoding thioredoxin family protein: MNRITQNTKIKSLVGIFILVLLLSNNIFAQIFNPVVWQISSKQISDTEVELIFKADIDEHWHLYSQDIPMTPPATTFNFEDTKAYERIGEVSETASISEYDENFDMVLKYFTNEATFIQRIKLLSSERVDINGFITFMSCDDTQCLPPTDKEFSFVFNEKTNTQIETETIALSDKQSNSGNKSESENTLIGFFFVAFLFGLAAILTPCVFPMIPMTVSFFMKDSENKAKGRTQATIYGLSIVAIYVFIGSVLAVVAGPGIANWLSTHWLPNLLFFFIFMIFAASFFGMFEIIMPHWLVNKSTANEEKGDFIGPVFMAFTLVLVSFSCTGPIVGTILVESAGGQILKPIIGMLGFSLAFALPFTLFAFFPQWLNKLPKSGGWLNSVKVVLGFLELALGLKFLSIADQTYHWGLLDREIYLALWIVIFTLMGFYLLGKIKFAHDSDVPFVSVPRLLLSIITFTFVVYMIPGLWGAPLKALSGYIPPMHTQDFNIDKSIRDNLKLANISTSSNERKAICETPKYHDLLHLPHGLEGYFDYDQALACAKKQNKPLFIDFTGHGCVNCREMEANVWADPAVLNRLENNFIITALYVDDKTRLPEEDWITSDYDGKVKKSIGKKFADFQISKFNTNAQPFYVLLNPDGEMLMQPKAYDLNIDDFIRFLDEGVKNFKEGKTVQLKR; this comes from the coding sequence ATGAATAGAATAACACAAAACACAAAAATTAAATCTTTAGTCGGGATTTTTATTTTAGTACTACTATTATCGAACAATATATTTGCGCAAATATTTAACCCAGTAGTATGGCAAATAAGCAGTAAACAAATAAGCGATACGGAAGTTGAATTAATTTTCAAAGCTGATATCGATGAACATTGGCATTTGTATTCGCAAGATATTCCAATGACTCCACCGGCTACCACTTTTAATTTTGAAGATACTAAAGCTTATGAACGTATAGGAGAAGTTAGCGAAACGGCATCAATTTCGGAGTACGATGAAAACTTCGATATGGTTTTAAAATATTTTACTAATGAAGCCACTTTTATTCAAAGAATAAAATTATTGTCAAGCGAACGGGTTGATATTAATGGCTTTATCACCTTTATGAGTTGTGATGATACCCAATGTCTTCCTCCAACCGATAAAGAATTTAGCTTTGTTTTTAACGAAAAAACAAATACTCAAATTGAAACTGAAACAATTGCACTAAGTGATAAGCAAAGTAACTCCGGTAATAAAAGCGAAAGCGAAAATACTTTAATCGGCTTCTTTTTTGTGGCTTTTCTGTTTGGATTAGCCGCTATACTAACACCTTGTGTTTTCCCAATGATTCCTATGACTGTTTCTTTCTTTATGAAAGACAGTGAAAACAAAGCAAAAGGAAGAACACAAGCAACTATTTATGGACTTTCTATTGTTGCTATTTATGTCTTTATCGGTTCTGTTTTAGCTGTAGTAGCCGGTCCGGGAATTGCTAATTGGCTTAGTACTCACTGGTTACCTAATCTTTTATTCTTTTTCATTTTCATGATTTTTGCTGCTTCCTTTTTTGGTATGTTCGAAATTATTATGCCTCATTGGTTAGTAAATAAATCAACAGCAAACGAAGAAAAAGGGGATTTTATTGGACCTGTATTTATGGCTTTTACTTTGGTGTTAGTTTCATTTTCTTGTACAGGACCAATTGTTGGAACAATTTTGGTTGAATCGGCCGGAGGTCAAATATTAAAACCAATTATTGGCATGCTTGGCTTTTCTTTGGCTTTTGCATTGCCTTTTACTTTGTTTGCATTTTTTCCGCAATGGTTAAATAAATTACCTAAATCAGGCGGATGGTTAAACTCTGTAAAAGTGGTTTTAGGATTTTTAGAATTGGCTCTTGGATTAAAATTTCTAAGCATAGCCGATCAAACTTACCATTGGGGGTTACTTGATAGGGAAATTTACTTAGCCCTCTGGATAGTTATTTTCACTTTAATGGGCTTTTATTTACTAGGCAAAATAAAATTTGCCCATGATAGCGATGTTCCTTTTGTTAGTGTTCCTCGCCTCTTACTCTCAATTATTACTTTTACCTTTGTTGTTTATATGATTCCAGGACTGTGGGGTGCTCCATTAAAAGCCTTATCAGGATATATTCCGCCAATGCATACGCAAGATTTTAATATCGACAAATCAATACGAGACAATTTAAAATTAGCAAATATATCTACATCATCGAATGAGAGAAAAGCTATTTGCGAAACTCCAAAATATCATGATTTATTACATCTTCCTCACGGTTTAGAAGGCTATTTTGATTATGATCAAGCTTTGGCTTGTGCGAAAAAACAAAACAAACCTCTGTTTATCGATTTTACTGGTCATGGTTGTGTAAACTGTCGCGAAATGGAAGCTAATGTATGGGCTGATCCTGCAGTTTTAAACAGACTGGAAAATAATTTTATTATTACCGCTCTCTATGTTGACGACAAAACAAGGCTTCCTGAAGAGGATTGGATTACTTCCGATTATGATGGAAAAGTAAAGAAAAGTATAGGCAAAAAATTTGCTGATTTCCAGATTAGTAAATTTAATACCAATGCTCAACCTTTTTATGTTTTATTAAATCCTGATGGTGAGATGTTAATGCAACCTAAAGCCTACGATTTGAATATTGATGATTTTATTCGGTTTTTGGACGAAGGAGTTAAGAATTTTAAAGAAGGGAAGACGGTTCAGCTAAAACGTTAA
- a CDS encoding NTP transferase domain-containing protein → MVDIIILISGNSKRMGQEKALLPFSENKSFVCQLIQTYLKLQKSNIFVLVSPKNENTIKQVCCEFKDRLTFVTNTEAEKGRHWSIITGLKQIEKGRAVFIQNIDNPFTSINILQAMLKDYRADSFLVPQFKGKNGHPLLLGSALVEEMKRDENSIVDLKSFLNKHEKRSLITQEETILANINTPEEYKKWFPNLFESII, encoded by the coding sequence ATGGTTGATATAATTATACTTATTTCCGGGAACTCCAAACGTATGGGGCAAGAAAAAGCATTACTGCCTTTTTCAGAAAACAAAAGCTTTGTATGCCAATTGATACAAACGTATTTAAAACTTCAGAAAAGTAATATTTTTGTATTAGTAAGCCCCAAAAACGAAAATACTATAAAACAAGTTTGTTGTGAATTTAAAGATCGACTTACATTTGTAACGAATACTGAAGCCGAAAAAGGGAGACATTGGTCTATAATTACCGGATTAAAACAAATAGAAAAAGGGAGAGCTGTGTTTATTCAAAATATTGATAACCCATTTACATCTATAAATATTTTACAAGCAATGCTCAAAGATTATCGAGCAGATTCTTTTTTAGTTCCACAATTTAAAGGTAAGAATGGCCATCCTTTGCTTTTAGGTTCTGCTTTAGTTGAAGAGATGAAAAGAGATGAAAATTCAATAGTTGATTTAAAGAGCTTTTTAAATAAGCATGAAAAACGTAGTCTTATCACTCAAGAAGAAACTATTTTGGCCAATATCAACACTCCTGAAGAATATAAAAAGTGGTTTCCTAATCTGTTTGAAAGTATAATTTAA
- a CDS encoding 4Fe-4S binding protein, with product MAYVINDDCVACGTCIDECPVEAITEGDIYVIDPDICTDCGACADVCPTEAIHPE from the coding sequence ATGGCTTATGTAATTAATGACGATTGTGTTGCTTGTGGAACATGTATCGACGAATGTCCGGTTGAAGCTATTACTGAAGGAGATATTTATGTTATCGATCCAGATATTTGTACTGACTGCGGTGCTTGTGCAGATGTTTGTCCAACAGAAGCAATTCATCCCGAATAA
- a CDS encoding 2-oxoacid:acceptor oxidoreductase subunit alpha — MTDKIDKVIELDHVVIRFSGDSGDGMQLTGTLFSDTSALMGSGISTFPDYPAEIRAPQGTVGGVSGFQVHFGHDINTPGDYADVLVAMNPAALKATSKWVKQGGSIIVDRDSFTTKNLIKAGYKTDDPIKEDCLDRFNVILAPISSMTQETLKDTGMDNKTILRSKNMFALGMCYYLFNRELTFTEKFFESKFKKVPAVIEANKLVLKAGYNYGYNVQELTPYKVAAEEIKSGVYRNINGNTATAWGLTAAAEKANLSLFCGSYPITPATDILHELAKLKNLGVKTFQAEDEIGGITSAIGASFAGNFAVTTTSGPGLALKSEAIGLAVITELPLVIVNVQRGGPSTGLPTKTEQSDLMQALYGRNGESPVAVVAASTPSNCFHYAFKASQIALEHMTPVVLLTDGFLANGTQPWRIPNMEDYPDIQAPIAKEGTKDYLPYQRNKDNFVREWAIPGTPGLEHRIGGLEKMDKTGTVSYVPENHQVMTDLREKKIAHIVADIPDLEVIGEDEGDLLVVGWGGTYGHILTAVHDLQKEGKSISMVHFNYIKPLPANTKDIFKKFKKIVVAELNNGQFVNYLRLSLPEFTYLQYNKVMGLPFTSIELMDNFNNILEEK; from the coding sequence ATGACTGATAAAATAGATAAAGTTATTGAACTCGATCACGTTGTTATACGGTTTTCTGGCGACTCAGGTGATGGGATGCAGTTAACAGGAACTTTATTCTCCGACACCTCTGCTTTAATGGGAAGTGGCATTTCTACTTTTCCTGATTACCCAGCAGAGATTAGAGCCCCACAAGGTACTGTTGGAGGCGTTTCTGGTTTCCAAGTTCATTTTGGCCACGATATTAATACTCCTGGCGATTATGCCGATGTATTGGTTGCAATGAATCCTGCTGCTTTAAAAGCAACATCCAAATGGGTTAAACAAGGAGGAAGTATTATTGTAGATCGCGATTCATTTACAACTAAAAACCTGATAAAAGCAGGTTACAAAACAGATGATCCAATAAAAGAAGATTGTTTAGACCGTTTCAACGTTATTTTGGCTCCAATTTCATCAATGACACAAGAGACGTTGAAAGATACCGGAATGGATAACAAAACTATTCTTCGAAGTAAAAACATGTTTGCTTTGGGAATGTGTTATTATTTGTTCAATCGCGAATTAACTTTCACAGAAAAATTCTTTGAAAGTAAATTCAAAAAAGTTCCTGCTGTTATAGAAGCCAATAAGCTAGTTTTAAAAGCCGGTTATAATTACGGTTATAATGTGCAAGAGCTTACACCTTATAAGGTAGCTGCTGAAGAAATTAAATCAGGTGTTTATAGAAATATAAACGGAAATACAGCAACAGCTTGGGGTTTAACAGCTGCTGCCGAAAAAGCAAACCTTTCTCTTTTCTGCGGATCATATCCTATTACTCCTGCAACAGATATTTTACATGAGTTAGCCAAGTTGAAAAACTTGGGTGTTAAAACTTTTCAAGCTGAAGATGAAATTGGAGGTATTACTTCAGCAATAGGAGCTAGTTTTGCCGGCAACTTTGCAGTTACTACCACTTCAGGACCTGGTTTAGCTTTAAAATCAGAAGCTATCGGTTTGGCTGTTATTACGGAACTTCCGTTGGTTATTGTAAATGTTCAACGAGGCGGACCATCAACGGGTTTACCTACAAAAACAGAGCAGTCCGATTTAATGCAAGCACTATATGGTAGAAATGGAGAAAGTCCTGTAGCTGTTGTTGCTGCAAGCACACCTTCTAATTGTTTCCATTACGCGTTTAAAGCAAGTCAAATTGCTCTTGAGCATATGACTCCTGTGGTACTGTTAACAGATGGTTTCCTTGCTAACGGAACTCAGCCTTGGAGAATTCCAAATATGGAAGATTATCCTGATATACAAGCACCTATTGCAAAAGAAGGAACTAAAGATTATCTTCCTTATCAACGTAACAAAGATAATTTCGTTCGTGAATGGGCTATTCCAGGAACTCCAGGATTAGAACATCGTATTGGTGGTTTAGAAAAAATGGATAAAACCGGAACCGTTTCCTATGTCCCTGAAAATCACCAAGTAATGACGGATCTTCGTGAAAAGAAAATTGCACATATAGTTGCAGATATTCCTGATTTGGAAGTTATTGGTGAAGACGAAGGCGACTTACTTGTTGTTGGTTGGGGAGGAACTTATGGACATATTTTAACTGCTGTTCATGATTTACAAAAAGAAGGTAAAAGTATCAGTATGGTACATTTTAATTATATCAAGCCTCTACCTGCTAACACTAAAGATATATTTAAAAAATTCAAGAAAATTGTTGTTGCTGAATTAAATAACGGACAATTTGTAAATTATTTAAGATTGTCATTACCTGAATTTACCTACTTACAATACAATAAAGTAATGGGATTACCTTTTACGTCTATCGAATTAATGGATAATTTTAATAATATTTTAGAGGAGAAATAA
- a CDS encoding 2-oxoacid:ferredoxin oxidoreductase subunit beta, protein MSTDIKLTFKDFKSDQEVRWCAGCGDHAILNSVQKAMAAMNIPKEKFAVIAGIGCSSRFPYYMNTYGFHTIHGRGAAIASGVKTANPDLSVWVINGDGDGLAIGGNHFIHLNRRNIDLNLLLFNNEIYGLTKGQYSPTTKEGTKTKTSPYGTIEHPFNPGELVLGAEGKYFARSIDVNMKLTQEILLNAQNHKGTSIVEILQNCVIFSNGVHSFYTDKETKLDRQLILRHGEKMIFGKNNDKGIVLDGLKLKVVTIGENGVSEDDILTHDAHEESPFLHWMLIHMKGPDFPIALGVIREVKASTYEQKMEDQIAEVKANSSIKNVNDLLHSGSTWTV, encoded by the coding sequence ATGTCAACAGATATAAAATTAACTTTCAAAGATTTTAAAAGCGATCAGGAAGTGCGTTGGTGTGCAGGTTGTGGCGACCATGCTATTTTGAATTCCGTTCAAAAAGCAATGGCAGCAATGAACATTCCAAAAGAAAAATTTGCAGTAATTGCAGGTATTGGTTGTTCTTCTCGTTTTCCATATTATATGAATACATATGGCTTCCATACTATTCATGGTCGTGGAGCAGCCATTGCTTCCGGAGTTAAAACTGCTAATCCAGACCTTAGTGTTTGGGTTATTAATGGTGATGGTGACGGACTCGCTATTGGAGGAAATCACTTTATTCATCTTAATCGTAGAAACATAGACCTTAATCTTTTATTATTTAATAATGAGATTTATGGTTTAACTAAAGGTCAGTATTCTCCTACAACAAAAGAGGGAACAAAAACCAAAACATCACCTTATGGAACTATTGAGCATCCTTTTAATCCCGGCGAATTGGTATTGGGAGCTGAAGGAAAATATTTTGCTCGTTCTATTGATGTAAATATGAAACTTACACAAGAAATACTATTGAATGCACAAAATCATAAAGGAACTTCAATAGTAGAAATATTACAAAACTGTGTGATTTTCTCAAATGGAGTTCATAGTTTTTATACCGATAAAGAAACCAAACTCGATCGTCAACTTATTTTACGTCATGGCGAAAAAATGATCTTTGGCAAAAATAACGACAAAGGCATTGTACTGGATGGTTTAAAACTCAAAGTTGTTACTATTGGCGAAAATGGAGTTAGTGAAGATGATATATTAACACATGATGCTCACGAAGAGAGTCCATTTTTACATTGGATGTTAATCCATATGAAAGGTCCTGATTTTCCAATTGCTTTAGGTGTTATCCGCGAGGTAAAAGCATCTACTTATGAGCAAAAAATGGAAGACCAAATTGCCGAAGTAAAAGCTAATTCGTCTATTAAAAATGTTAATGACTTACTTCATAGCGGAAGTACATGGACAGTTTAA
- a CDS encoding Crp/Fnr family transcriptional regulator, producing MENEGCLNCKSDANCFGALNDNELLSIDKNKVAVIFKKGETIAKQGSFASGLIYIRKGMVKLYKEGGDNNNLILNIFGDDELVGISSIYGDNVFNYSIVAIEKSEIFLIDISILKELIQTNAKFATAILKRSNRNTLRAYNQMYNLTHKQLNGRMASALIFLSNEVYESNKFKLTLSRKDLADFTGMSTMGAIRVLNSFKTDKIITDQKGILEILDIEALKIIAKVG from the coding sequence ATGGAAAATGAAGGTTGCTTAAATTGCAAGAGTGATGCTAATTGTTTTGGTGCATTAAATGATAATGAACTATTATCCATTGATAAAAATAAAGTAGCGGTAATCTTTAAAAAAGGCGAAACTATTGCAAAACAAGGTTCTTTTGCCTCCGGCTTAATCTATATCAGAAAAGGAATGGTAAAGCTTTATAAAGAAGGAGGCGATAACAATAATCTAATTCTAAATATTTTTGGAGATGATGAATTAGTAGGTATCTCTTCTATTTACGGTGATAATGTTTTTAATTACTCTATAGTTGCCATAGAAAAATCTGAGATATTTTTAATAGATATATCTATACTAAAAGAACTCATACAGACTAATGCTAAATTTGCTACAGCAATATTAAAACGCTCTAACAGAAATACTCTCAGAGCATACAACCAAATGTACAATCTTACACACAAACAGCTTAATGGAAGAATGGCTTCCGCGTTGATTTTTCTTTCTAATGAAGTTTATGAAAGCAACAAATTTAAACTTACACTCAGCCGAAAAGACTTAGCCGACTTTACCGGAATGTCTACTATGGGTGCTATTAGAGTTCTTAACAGTTTTAAAACGGATAAAATTATTACCGATCAAAAAGGAATTTTAGAAATTTTGGACATAGAAGCTCTCAAAATTATTGCCAAGGTTGGTTAG
- a CDS encoding SUF system Fe-S cluster assembly protein: MGEKPIITTKMELEKKILNVLKSIFDPEIPVNIFDLGLIYEVNVAEDYQVEIVMTLTAPNCPVAESMPNEVHEKVKAIEGVKDVHIEMTFEPPWDKDMMSEEAQLDLGFL, translated from the coding sequence ATGGGTGAAAAACCTATTATTACAACAAAAATGGAGCTCGAAAAAAAGATCTTAAATGTACTTAAATCTATTTTCGATCCTGAAATTCCGGTTAACATTTTCGATTTAGGTCTTATCTACGAAGTGAATGTTGCAGAAGATTATCAAGTGGAAATTGTTATGACTTTAACGGCACCTAATTGTCCGGTTGCAGAGTCAATGCCTAATGAAGTTCACGAAAAGGTAAAAGCTATTGAAGGTGTTAAAGATGTGCATATTGAAATGACTTTTGAACCGCCTTGGGATAAGGATATGATGAGTGAAGAAGCTCAGCTCGATTTAGGGTTTTTGTAG
- a CDS encoding SufE family protein: MTIQEKENNIIEEFGLFEDWMDKYNYLIELGQSLPIIDDKYRNESHLITGCQSRVWISAEMEDGKMILRADSDAVITKGIVYLLVNILSGEKPEDIINADLEFLNQIGLQEHLSPTRANGLLSMIKQIKLYALAFQAKGN; this comes from the coding sequence ATGACAATTCAAGAAAAAGAAAATAATATAATTGAAGAATTCGGCCTCTTTGAAGACTGGATGGATAAATATAATTATCTGATAGAATTAGGTCAGTCTTTGCCAATTATTGATGATAAATATAGAAATGAAAGTCATTTGATTACTGGCTGTCAGTCGCGTGTTTGGATTTCAGCTGAGATGGAAGATGGAAAAATGATATTGAGAGCGGATAGCGATGCTGTAATAACAAAAGGTATTGTTTATCTTTTAGTAAACATTTTGTCTGGTGAAAAACCGGAAGATATCATTAATGCTGACTTAGAATTTTTAAATCAAATTGGCTTGCAAGAGCATTTATCTCCAACAAGAGCAAACGGATTACTTTCAATGATTAAACAAATTAAATTGTATGCTTTGGCTTTTCAAGCTAAAGGAAATTAA